From a single Pseudomonas triticicola genomic region:
- a CDS encoding AraC family transcriptional regulator: MAEKDTIAIQLVREALLQSCAPGAATDEALTKVGIDPALLAADEGRVPASQYARLWRLLARRGDDEFFGMDPRPLKSGSLAFLCRSAMAQPTLAAALDTGLTFLSLMLEKLPAQLVHQQSLAEIVLLEDDAEPRRAFTYFTYWMIVHGVACWLAGRRIPILAIELRCAEPDFTDDYRVMFSENLRFERPRTRMIFSADCLDLPIKRSAEELKRFLAQAPANILVKYRDPDSLASRIKHDLRQVPAAHWPETEALAQQLCMSASTLRRRLAEEGQTYQGLKDSVRKELAITWLAEPSISFVEIAARLGFADASSFYKAFRKWSGSNPGHYRTLILNEVV; this comes from the coding sequence ATGGCGGAAAAAGACACCATTGCCATTCAACTGGTGCGCGAAGCGCTGCTGCAAAGTTGCGCCCCGGGCGCGGCGACGGATGAGGCGTTGACCAAGGTCGGCATCGATCCGGCTTTGTTAGCGGCCGATGAGGGCAGGGTGCCGGCCTCGCAATACGCCAGACTCTGGCGCCTGCTGGCACGACGCGGTGATGACGAGTTCTTCGGCATGGACCCGCGCCCGCTCAAGTCCGGCAGCCTGGCATTTTTGTGTCGCAGCGCAATGGCGCAACCGACGCTGGCGGCGGCGCTGGATACCGGTCTGACGTTCCTGTCGCTGATGCTGGAAAAACTGCCGGCGCAACTGGTGCATCAGCAGAGCCTGGCGGAAATCGTCCTGCTCGAAGACGACGCCGAACCGCGCCGCGCCTTTACCTATTTCACTTACTGGATGATCGTGCACGGCGTGGCGTGCTGGCTGGCCGGGCGGCGGATTCCGATTCTGGCGATTGAACTGCGCTGCGCCGAACCGGATTTCACTGATGACTATCGGGTGATGTTTTCGGAAAACCTGCGTTTCGAACGTCCGCGAACACGAATGATCTTTTCCGCCGATTGTCTTGATCTGCCGATCAAGCGCAGCGCTGAAGAACTCAAGCGCTTCCTGGCCCAGGCGCCGGCGAACATTCTGGTCAAGTACCGCGACCCCGACAGCCTGGCCAGCCGGATCAAGCACGATCTGCGGCAAGTGCCCGCGGCGCATTGGCCGGAAACCGAGGCGCTGGCTCAGCAACTGTGCATGTCCGCGTCGACATTACGCCGCCGTCTGGCCGAGGAAGGGCAGACCTATCAGGGCCTCAAGGACAGCGTGCGCAAGGAGCTGGCAATCACCTGGCTGGCAGAGCCCTCGATCAGTTTCGTCGAGATCGCTGCACGGCTGGGTTTTGCGGATGCCAGTTCGTTCTACAAGGCGTTTCGCAAGTGGTCCGGGTCGAACCCGGGGCATTACCGCACACTGATCCTCAATGAGGTGGTCTGA
- a CDS encoding crotonase/enoyl-CoA hydratase family protein: protein MTQYSAFSVELADNIAHVQINRPEKINAMNAAFWSEIVEIFQWIDDTDEVRVVVLSGNGKHFSSGIDLMMLAGVANELGKDVGRNARLLRRKILNLQASFNAVDNCRKPVLAAIQGYCLGGAIDLISACDMRYAAEDAQFSIKEIDIGMTADVGTLQRLPRIIGDGMLRELAYTGRTFGAEEARSMGLVNRVYGDKDTLLEGVFGIARDIAAKSPIAVTGTKEMISYMRDHRIDDGLEYVATWNAAMLQSTDLRVAMAAHMSKQKPEFLD from the coding sequence ATGACTCAATACTCCGCCTTCAGCGTCGAACTGGCCGACAACATCGCGCATGTGCAGATCAATCGACCGGAAAAGATCAACGCAATGAACGCGGCGTTCTGGAGCGAGATTGTCGAGATCTTCCAATGGATCGACGATACCGACGAAGTCCGCGTGGTAGTCCTCAGCGGCAACGGCAAGCATTTTTCCTCCGGCATTGACCTGATGATGCTTGCCGGTGTCGCCAATGAACTGGGCAAGGACGTGGGCCGCAATGCGCGCCTGTTGCGGCGCAAGATCCTCAATCTGCAAGCCTCGTTCAACGCCGTCGACAACTGCCGCAAACCGGTGCTTGCTGCGATTCAGGGCTACTGCCTGGGCGGGGCGATCGATCTGATCTCGGCTTGTGATATGCGTTATGCCGCCGAGGACGCGCAATTTTCCATCAAGGAAATTGACATCGGCATGACCGCTGACGTCGGTACGCTGCAACGGTTGCCGCGAATCATCGGAGACGGCATGCTGCGTGAACTGGCTTACACCGGTCGCACCTTTGGCGCCGAGGAAGCACGCAGCATGGGCCTGGTCAATCGCGTCTACGGCGACAAGGACACACTGCTGGAAGGCGTGTTCGGCATTGCCCGTGACATCGCTGCGAAGTCGCCGATTGCCGTGACCGGCACCAAGGAAATGATCAGCTACATGCGCGACCATCGCATCGACGATGGTCTCGAATACGTTGCCACCTGGAACGCCGCCATGTTGCAATCCACCGATCTGCGCGTGGCCATGGCCGCCCACATGAGCAAACAGAAACCCGAATTTCTGGATTGA
- a CDS encoding TSUP family transporter — protein sequence MPFELSVDLTTLAILAAVAFLAGFIDAIAGGGGLLTTPALLTAGLPPHLVLGTNKLSSTFGSATASFTFYKRKLFHPRQWTHAIVGTLVGALTGAVVAHYLPAEWLNKMLPVIVFACGLYLLFGGTPKAPLDSDAPIKKKWQSTQGFSLGFYDGVAGPGTGAFWTVSSLLLYPIDLVKASGVARSMNFVSNIAALSVFIFSGQVDWIIGLCMGLSVMIGAFFGARTAISGGAKFIRPVFITVVLGLTVRLAWQHWFSVA from the coding sequence ATGCCTTTCGAACTCAGCGTTGACCTCACCACCCTGGCCATTCTGGCTGCTGTTGCTTTCCTTGCCGGTTTCATCGATGCCATTGCTGGTGGTGGTGGTCTGTTGACCACGCCGGCGCTGCTGACCGCTGGTTTACCGCCGCATCTGGTGCTGGGCACCAACAAGCTGAGCTCGACGTTCGGTTCGGCGACCGCCAGCTTCACCTTCTACAAGCGCAAACTGTTCCACCCACGTCAGTGGACCCACGCGATTGTCGGCACCCTGGTCGGCGCGCTGACTGGCGCGGTGGTTGCGCATTACCTGCCGGCCGAGTGGCTGAACAAAATGCTACCGGTGATCGTTTTCGCCTGTGGCCTGTATTTGCTGTTTGGCGGCACGCCGAAAGCGCCGCTGGACAGCGACGCGCCGATCAAAAAGAAATGGCAATCGACCCAGGGCTTCAGCCTCGGCTTCTACGATGGCGTGGCCGGCCCCGGCACGGGCGCGTTCTGGACCGTGAGCAGTCTGCTGCTGTACCCGATCGACCTGGTCAAGGCCAGCGGCGTGGCGCGGAGCATGAACTTTGTCAGCAACATTGCGGCGCTATCGGTGTTCATCTTCTCCGGACAAGTCGACTGGATCATTGGCTTATGCATGGGCCTGTCGGTGATGATCGGGGCTTTCTTTGGCGCGCGCACCGCGATCAGCGGCGGCGCCAAATTCATTCGTCCGGTGTTCATCACCGTCGTGCTCGGCTTGACTGTGCGCTTAGCCTGGCAGCACTGGTTCAGCGTGGCCTAA
- the pssA gene encoding CDP-diacylglycerol--serine O-phosphatidyltransferase — MPLLFKRSLLPKLRSFALTAEAVSILSSAAEFRRCLLEQIAAATQRIYIVALYLQQDEAGQEILDALHAAKLKRPELEIAVVVDWLRAQRGLIGAGKQPGNAAWYQDMTRTHQSEVPIYGVPVQTRELFGVLHLKGFVIDDKVVYSGASLNNVYLHKLDKYRFDRYHVLHSRELADSMHHLVKHGLIESRAVHRLDLPNLPTTRSLRNDIGDLRSRLKYATYDTGAGSTSREGLSVTPLLGVGKNNPLNRAILELIASAQKQLTICTPYFNLPLGVIREINRALARGVKIDIVVGDKTANDFYIPPSEPFKVIAALPYLYEISLRRFAKRHQHSIDSGQLNLHLWRDGDNTYHLKGMWIDQRYTLLTGNNLNPRAFRLDLENALLIDDPKGEWLEPRAKELENIFRHTTRIDSFQTLETLPDYPAGVAKFLKRVSRVRIERLLYRIL, encoded by the coding sequence ATGCCGTTGCTTTTCAAACGTTCTCTGCTGCCTAAACTGCGCAGCTTCGCGCTGACCGCCGAGGCGGTGAGCATTCTGTCCAGTGCTGCCGAATTCCGACGCTGCCTGCTCGAGCAAATCGCCGCAGCGACCCAGCGCATCTACATCGTCGCGCTGTATTTGCAGCAGGACGAAGCCGGTCAGGAAATCCTCGATGCCCTGCACGCGGCCAAGCTCAAGCGGCCCGAGCTGGAAATCGCCGTGGTGGTCGACTGGTTGCGCGCCCAGCGCGGTTTGATTGGCGCCGGTAAGCAGCCGGGCAACGCCGCCTGGTATCAGGACATGACCCGCACGCACCAGAGCGAAGTGCCGATCTACGGCGTGCCGGTGCAGACCCGCGAGCTGTTCGGCGTGTTGCACCTTAAAGGCTTCGTGATCGACGACAAGGTGGTCTACAGCGGCGCGAGCCTGAACAACGTCTACCTGCACAAACTCGACAAGTACCGCTTCGACCGTTACCACGTGCTGCACAGTCGCGAGCTGGCGGATTCGATGCATCACCTGGTCAAGCACGGCCTGATCGAATCAAGAGCCGTGCACCGCCTCGACCTGCCCAACCTGCCGACTACCCGCAGCCTGCGCAACGACATCGGCGACCTGCGCAGCCGTCTCAAATACGCGACTTACGACACCGGCGCCGGCAGCACCAGCCGTGAAGGGCTGTCGGTCACGCCACTGCTCGGCGTCGGCAAGAACAACCCGCTGAACCGGGCGATTCTCGAACTGATTGCCAGCGCGCAAAAGCAGCTGACCATTTGCACGCCGTACTTCAACCTGCCACTGGGCGTGATTCGTGAGATCAACCGCGCGCTGGCCCGTGGCGTGAAGATCGATATCGTGGTCGGCGACAAGACAGCCAATGACTTCTACATTCCGCCGAGCGAGCCATTCAAGGTGATCGCCGCGCTGCCGTATCTGTACGAAATCAGCCTGCGCCGCTTCGCCAAACGCCATCAGCACAGCATCGACAGTGGCCAGTTGAACCTGCACCTGTGGCGCGACGGCGACAACACCTATCACCTCAAGGGCATGTGGATCGATCAGCGCTACACCTTGCTGACCGGCAACAACCTCAACCCACGGGCGTTCCGCCTGGATCTGGAAAACGCGCTGCTGATTGACGATCCGAAAGGCGAATGGCTGGAGCCACGGGCGAAAGAGCTGGAAAACATCTTCCGCCATACCACGCGGATCGACAGTTTCCAGACCCTGGAGACACTGCCGGATTACCCGGCAGGGGTGGCGAAGTTTCTCAAGCGGGTGAGTCGGGTGAGGATTGAGCGGTTGCTCTACCGGATTCTCTAG
- a CDS encoding DUF1348 family protein, whose product MSTAAQVRPPLPPFNHASAIEKVRLAEDGWNSRDPEKVSLAYTLDTKWRNRAEFANNREEAKAFLTRKWAKELDYRLIKELWAYSDTRIAVRYAYEWHDDSGNWFRSYGNENWEFDDNGLMFQRYACINDMPIKESERKFHWPLGRRPDDHPGLSELGL is encoded by the coding sequence ATGTCGACTGCAGCCCAGGTACGTCCGCCATTACCGCCATTCAACCATGCGTCAGCCATCGAGAAGGTGCGTCTGGCCGAGGATGGCTGGAACAGCCGTGATCCGGAAAAGGTTTCGCTCGCTTACACCCTCGATACCAAGTGGCGCAATCGCGCCGAGTTCGCCAACAACCGCGAAGAGGCCAAGGCGTTTCTGACGCGCAAATGGGCGAAGGAACTGGATTATCGCTTGATCAAAGAACTCTGGGCCTACTCCGATACGCGTATCGCCGTGCGTTATGCCTATGAATGGCACGACGATTCGGGCAACTGGTTCCGCTCGTACGGCAACGAGAACTGGGAGTTCGACGACAACGGCCTGATGTTCCAGCGCTATGCCTGCATCAACGACATGCCGATCAAGGAAAGCGAGCGCAAATTCCACTGGCCGCTGGGCCGCCGGCCGGATGATCATCCTGGACTGAGTGAACTCGGTCTCTAA
- the efeO gene encoding iron uptake system protein EfeO produces MSTTQTPPALRWALAGSVLLMVAAGGLFWYASNMAAAKRQHNHDEIVVNIHPHSCEPNALTVPAGRASFRIVNRSERAVEWEILDGVLVVEERENIAPGLSQVINANLQPGDYAITCGLLSNPRGTLHVTPTAASDAAAKAKPSMVAFVGPLSEFRVYLAVQGSALIKAATALNQAIASGDLAQAQALYLPARAAYQRLAPAAQRLAELDNQINARADYFEKREQDPAFVGFHRLEYALFQQRNLDDVMPIAQRLLADVTTLKQQLLAQSLPPEQLVGIVVRNLNSLAEVRAGSGEEERYSHSDLNGFAANAQTARKVVDLLRPMLSKSSADVLANVDQAMSDFDNQLNAFKSADGYVSYDAVTAAQRQQIATKAKALAAAMDGIDPALGLSGL; encoded by the coding sequence ATGTCTACTACCCAAACCCCTCCGGCCCTGCGTTGGGCGCTGGCCGGCTCGGTGCTGCTGATGGTCGCCGCCGGCGGGCTGTTCTGGTACGCCTCGAACATGGCCGCCGCCAAGCGTCAGCACAACCACGACGAAATCGTCGTCAACATCCATCCACACAGTTGCGAGCCGAATGCCCTGACGGTGCCGGCCGGCCGCGCCAGTTTCCGCATCGTCAACCGCTCCGAGCGTGCGGTCGAGTGGGAAATTCTCGACGGTGTGCTGGTGGTCGAAGAGCGGGAAAACATCGCGCCGGGCCTGAGCCAGGTGATCAACGCCAACCTGCAACCGGGCGACTATGCGATCACTTGCGGCTTGCTCAGCAACCCGCGCGGCACTTTGCACGTCACACCGACGGCCGCTTCCGATGCCGCCGCCAAGGCCAAGCCGTCGATGGTGGCTTTCGTCGGGCCGCTGTCGGAATTTCGCGTGTATCTGGCCGTTCAGGGCAGCGCGTTGATCAAAGCGGCGACGGCGCTGAATCAGGCGATCGCCAGTGGCGATCTGGCGCAGGCGCAAGCGTTGTACCTGCCGGCGCGTGCCGCTTATCAGCGTCTGGCGCCGGCGGCGCAGCGCCTGGCCGAGCTGGACAATCAGATCAATGCCCGCGCCGATTATTTCGAAAAGCGCGAGCAGGATCCGGCCTTTGTCGGTTTCCATCGCCTCGAATACGCGCTGTTCCAGCAGCGCAATCTCGACGATGTCATGCCTATTGCCCAGCGCTTGCTCGCAGATGTCACCACCCTCAAGCAACAGTTGCTCGCGCAGTCACTGCCGCCGGAGCAACTGGTGGGCATCGTCGTGCGCAACCTCAACAGCCTCGCCGAGGTGCGCGCCGGCAGCGGCGAGGAAGAACGCTACAGCCACAGCGATCTCAACGGTTTCGCCGCCAACGCGCAGACCGCGCGCAAGGTCGTCGACCTGTTGCGCCCGATGCTGAGCAAATCCTCCGCTGACGTGTTGGCGAATGTCGACCAGGCCATGAGTGACTTCGACAACCAGCTCAACGCGTTCAAATCCGCCGATGGCTACGTCAGTTACGACGCCGTGACCGCTGCGCAACGCCAGCAGATCGCCACCAAAGCCAAGGCTCTGGCCGCGGCAATGGATGGCATCGACCCCGCCCTGGGCCTTTCCGGCCTGTAA
- the efeO gene encoding iron uptake system protein EfeO — translation MKKTPLALLLTLGLLNTPLAAFAATAPLDLVGPVSDYKIYVTEKLDELASHTQQFTDAVKKGDLATAQKLYAPTRVYYESIEPIAELFSDLDASIDSRVDDHEKGVKAEDFTGFHRIEYSLFAEKSTKGLDALADGLNKDVQDLQTRVAGLTFPPEKVVGGAAALLEEVAATKISGEEDRYSHTDLYDFQGNIDGAKKIVDLFRPQIEQQDKAFVAKVDKNFATVDRILAKYKTADGGFETYDKVKDNDRKALVGPVNTLAEDLSMMRGQLGLN, via the coding sequence ATGAAAAAGACGCCACTCGCGTTATTGCTGACCCTTGGTTTGCTCAACACACCGCTGGCGGCGTTCGCCGCGACCGCACCGCTGGATCTGGTGGGACCGGTGTCGGATTACAAGATTTACGTCACCGAAAAGCTCGATGAACTGGCCAGCCACACCCAGCAGTTCACCGACGCGGTGAAGAAAGGCGATCTCGCCACCGCGCAGAAGCTCTACGCGCCGACGCGGGTGTATTACGAGTCGATCGAGCCGATCGCCGAGCTGTTCAGCGATCTCGATGCGTCCATCGACTCGCGCGTCGACGACCACGAAAAAGGCGTAAAGGCTGAAGACTTCACTGGCTTTCACCGGATCGAATATTCGTTGTTCGCGGAGAAATCCACCAAAGGCCTGGATGCATTGGCCGACGGTTTGAACAAAGACGTGCAGGATCTGCAAACCCGTGTGGCCGGCCTGACCTTCCCGCCGGAGAAAGTCGTTGGCGGCGCTGCTGCGCTGTTGGAAGAAGTGGCGGCGACGAAGATTTCCGGCGAGGAAGACCGCTACAGCCACACTGACCTGTATGACTTCCAGGGCAATATCGACGGCGCCAAGAAAATCGTCGATCTGTTCCGTCCGCAGATCGAACAGCAGGACAAGGCGTTCGTAGCGAAAGTCGACAAGAACTTCGCCACGGTCGACAGGATACTGGCCAAGTACAAGACCGCGGATGGCGGGTTTGAGACCTATGACAAGGTCAAGGACAACGACCGCAAAGCGCTGGTCGGGCCGGTGAATACCTTGGCAGAGGATTTGTCGATGATGCGCGGGCAGTTGGGGCTGAACTGA
- the nudC gene encoding NAD(+) diphosphatase yields MTSRWTTAVLDTDQPGGWAVARSPEGFLFDDNGALFPREWLKRQDLSVLAEHGIGHLDGEPVYLLELRSVSDVPGCGWKGLRAFMLEGDHTLYKVLGYAAQIGTWAREHRFCGNCGQPMTQVPRERAMYCQPCELRSYPRISPSMIVLITRGDEILLARSPRFVTGVYSTLAGFAEPGESAEDCLIREVREEVQIEVKNIQYIGSQCWPFPHSMMLGFHAEYAGGEIVCQEDEIEDAQWFNVHELPPLPASRSIARYLIDVYVARRLGHAEPVLPG; encoded by the coding sequence ATGACCTCTCGCTGGACCACTGCAGTACTCGACACCGATCAACCCGGCGGCTGGGCCGTAGCGCGCAGCCCGGAAGGCTTTCTGTTCGATGACAACGGCGCACTGTTCCCGCGCGAGTGGCTCAAGCGCCAGGACCTGTCGGTCCTCGCTGAGCATGGGATTGGTCATCTCGATGGCGAACCGGTCTATCTGCTCGAGTTGCGCAGCGTCAGCGATGTGCCCGGTTGCGGCTGGAAAGGCCTGCGAGCGTTCATGCTCGAAGGCGATCACACGCTGTACAAAGTGCTCGGCTATGCCGCTCAGATTGGCACTTGGGCGCGTGAGCATCGCTTCTGCGGCAACTGCGGCCAGCCGATGACGCAAGTCCCGCGCGAACGGGCGATGTATTGCCAGCCGTGCGAGCTGCGCAGTTATCCGCGCATTTCACCGAGCATGATCGTGCTGATCACCCGTGGCGACGAAATCCTTCTGGCGCGCTCGCCGCGTTTCGTCACCGGGGTTTACAGCACGCTGGCCGGCTTCGCCGAGCCGGGGGAATCAGCCGAGGATTGCCTGATTCGCGAAGTTCGCGAGGAAGTGCAGATCGAAGTGAAGAACATCCAGTACATCGGCAGCCAGTGCTGGCCGTTCCCGCATTCGATGATGCTCGGCTTCCATGCCGAATATGCCGGTGGCGAGATTGTCTGTCAGGAAGACGAGATCGAAGACGCCCAGTGGTTCAACGTGCACGAGTTGCCGCCGTTGCCAGCGTCGCGTTCGATTGCCCGTTACCTGATCGACGTCTATGTGGCGCGGCGCTTAGGCCACGCTGAACCAGTGCTGCCAGGCTAA
- the efeB gene encoding iron uptake transporter deferrochelatase/peroxidase subunit has protein sequence MNDSEPLNLQRRRVLMGMGAAGVALAGSALSCPAMAAQPAQVTEAPSSDKTEDRHDFHGVHQTGIVTPRPASGMLVAFDVLASDREDLERLFRTLNERIAFLMKGGPVAQVDPKLPPLDSGILGPVVTPDNLTITVSVGDSLFDERFGLAAAKPKRLQRMVGFPNDALDADCCHGDLSLQFCANTADTNIHALRDIVKNLPDLLLVRWKQEGSVPPQAPAKPGVPAQSARNFLGFRDGSANPDSNDAKAMERIVWVQPDSDEPAWAAHGSYQAVRIIRNFVERWDRTPLQEQESILGRVKSSGAPIGGHKENEVPDYSKDPAGKLTRLDAHIRLANPRTAATQANLILRRPFNYSNGVNKNGQLDMGLLFICYQADLEQGFITVQTRLNGEPLEEYLKPVGGGYFFTLPGATGDDDFIGRSLLAATSQNKTA, from the coding sequence ATGAACGATTCAGAACCTCTCAACCTGCAACGACGTCGCGTGCTGATGGGCATGGGCGCCGCCGGTGTCGCCCTTGCCGGATCGGCGCTGAGCTGCCCGGCCATGGCCGCGCAGCCTGCGCAAGTCACCGAAGCGCCGAGCAGCGACAAGACCGAAGACCGCCACGACTTCCACGGTGTGCACCAGACCGGCATCGTCACACCGCGCCCGGCCTCCGGGATGCTGGTGGCGTTTGATGTGTTGGCCTCTGATCGCGAAGATCTCGAGCGGCTGTTCCGCACCCTCAACGAACGCATCGCGTTTTTGATGAAGGGCGGCCCGGTCGCGCAGGTTGACCCGAAACTGCCACCGCTGGACTCCGGCATCCTCGGCCCGGTGGTCACCCCGGACAACCTGACCATCACCGTCTCTGTCGGCGATTCGCTGTTCGACGAGCGCTTCGGTCTGGCGGCGGCAAAGCCCAAGCGTCTGCAACGCATGGTCGGCTTTCCCAACGATGCGCTGGACGCCGACTGCTGCCATGGCGATCTGAGTCTGCAGTTCTGCGCCAACACCGCCGACACCAACATTCACGCCCTGCGCGACATCGTCAAGAACCTGCCCGACCTGCTGCTGGTGCGCTGGAAACAGGAAGGCAGCGTCCCGCCGCAAGCGCCGGCCAAACCCGGTGTGCCGGCGCAGTCGGCGCGCAACTTTCTCGGTTTTCGCGATGGCTCGGCCAACCCCGATTCCAACGACGCCAAGGCCATGGAGCGGATTGTCTGGGTACAACCGGACAGTGACGAACCGGCCTGGGCTGCCCACGGTAGTTATCAAGCGGTGCGCATCATCCGCAACTTCGTCGAGCGCTGGGATCGCACGCCGTTGCAGGAGCAGGAAAGCATTCTCGGCCGGGTCAAGAGCAGCGGCGCGCCCATCGGCGGCCACAAGGAAAACGAAGTGCCGGATTACAGCAAGGACCCCGCCGGCAAACTGACCAGGCTCGATGCGCACATTCGTCTGGCCAACCCGCGCACGGCCGCGACCCAGGCCAATCTGATCCTGCGTCGGCCGTTCAACTACTCCAACGGCGTCAACAAAAACGGCCAGCTCGACATGGGCCTGCTGTTCATCTGTTACCAGGCTGACCTGGAACAAGGCTTTATCACCGTGCAAACCCGACTCAATGGCGAGCCGCTTGAGGAATATCTCAAACCGGTCGGCGGCGGTTACTTCTTCACCCTGCCCGGCGCTACCGGCGATGACGATTTCATCGGTCGCTCGTTACTGGCTGCCACCTCCCAGAACAAAACCGCATGA
- the efeU gene encoding iron uptake transporter permease EfeU produces MLVPFLIMLREGIEAALIVGIIASYLQQTGRGQWMPTVWIGVFLAAALALLVGGGLELVSAEFPQKQQELFEGVVGLVAVGILSSMVFWMRKVARSIKHSLQASMDQALTQSRHQVIALIAMVFFAVAREGLETVFFLLAVFQQSEGPGAPIGALLGLILAVIVGFLIYSGSMRLNLSAFFKWTGLFILVVAAGILANSVQALHEAGLWNHLQTVLFDFSATLPMDGPLGSVLAGMFGYQDAPTVSTLGAYLIYLLLALVMFFMPAPRQATPTTSVSSQ; encoded by the coding sequence ATGCTCGTTCCCTTTTTGATCATGTTGCGCGAAGGCATCGAGGCCGCGCTTATCGTCGGCATCATTGCCAGTTATTTGCAGCAGACCGGCCGTGGCCAATGGATGCCGACCGTATGGATCGGCGTCTTCCTCGCCGCCGCCCTTGCCCTGCTGGTCGGCGGTGGCCTGGAACTGGTCAGTGCTGAATTCCCGCAAAAGCAGCAGGAGCTGTTCGAAGGAGTGGTCGGTCTGGTCGCGGTGGGCATTCTCAGTTCGATGGTGTTCTGGATGCGCAAGGTCGCGCGGTCTATCAAGCACTCGCTGCAAGCCTCGATGGATCAGGCGCTGACGCAATCCAGGCATCAGGTGATTGCATTGATCGCCATGGTCTTCTTCGCCGTCGCTCGCGAAGGCCTGGAGACGGTGTTCTTCCTGCTCGCGGTGTTCCAGCAGAGCGAAGGCCCGGGCGCGCCGATCGGTGCCCTGCTCGGCCTGATCCTGGCGGTGATCGTCGGTTTCCTGATCTACAGCGGCAGCATGCGCCTCAATCTTTCGGCGTTCTTCAAGTGGACCGGATTGTTCATCCTCGTGGTCGCCGCCGGGATTCTCGCCAACTCGGTGCAGGCGCTGCATGAAGCCGGGCTGTGGAATCACCTGCAAACGGTGCTGTTCGACTTCAGCGCGACGCTGCCGATGGACGGCCCGCTGGGCTCGGTGCTGGCCGGCATGTTCGGTTATCAGGATGCGCCGACCGTCAGCACCTTGGGCGCGTACCTGATTTATCTGCTGCTGGCACTGGTGATGTTCTTCATGCCCGCGCCTCGCCAGGCGACGCCAACCACTTCCGTTTCCAGCCAATAA
- a CDS encoding TetR/AcrR family transcriptional regulator: MNESISNDTRDIILDVTEKLIYKSGIAATSMDLLVKTAGVSRKSIYRYFADKDELVVAALQRRDVCWMHWFTHAVDQAETPTDRLLNLFTVLKGWFDSEGFRGCAFINTSGETGDPQDPVRLVAKEHKQKLLDYVSKLCTEYGAEEPQLLARQLLILIEGAITVALVMGDHSAADNAQCMARKLLGL, translated from the coding sequence ATGAACGAATCAATCAGCAATGACACACGCGACATAATTCTGGATGTCACCGAAAAGTTGATCTACAAAAGTGGCATCGCTGCCACCAGCATGGATCTTCTGGTGAAGACCGCCGGCGTCTCCAGAAAAAGCATCTACCGTTACTTTGCCGACAAGGACGAGCTGGTGGTCGCGGCCCTTCAGCGGCGCGATGTTTGCTGGATGCACTGGTTCACGCATGCTGTCGATCAGGCCGAAACCCCGACCGATCGCCTGCTCAACCTGTTTACCGTGCTCAAGGGCTGGTTCGACTCGGAAGGCTTTCGCGGCTGTGCCTTTATCAACACGAGTGGCGAAACCGGTGATCCGCAGGATCCAGTGCGGCTGGTGGCCAAAGAACATAAACAGAAGCTGCTCGACTACGTGAGCAAGCTGTGTACCGAATATGGTGCCGAGGAACCGCAACTATTGGCCAGACAGTTGCTGATCCTGATTGAAGGCGCCATTACCGTAGCGCTTGTGATGGGTGATCACAGTGCCGCCGATAATGCGCAATGCATGGCGCGAAAGTTATTGGGCCTGTAA